One Carassius auratus strain Wakin chromosome 3, ASM336829v1, whole genome shotgun sequence genomic region harbors:
- the sun1b gene encoding SUN domain-containing protein 1 isoform X2, translating into MSKHAFRGKRAQQVTMDFSPLHTYTPPHCTPDNTGYTYSLSSSYSTAALEFEKEHQINPVYDSPRMSRRSLRLQTSSGFYGDTSLTELTGNHKSGSYKQTSTTSSSSVSRSVRSRRQQQGSSVYESQSVSQIVTPTAQNDQTLSDLSFTSTASDASLISSLLDQSTLRQSSTIHTYSARRRRTAHSSLLENGDLSKTEAHTFLANGYICKDCSFHADGKEDEMACSLPYSTSVSSAYQTAADATMTTSLNSVDKTAHDSYCGSVNVRDLVTTDSHLNLNGSLWKAATGAFWWLGTGWYQLVALMSLINVFLLTRCLTKLLKLLLFLLPLLLLLGLWYLGPPFALSFLPAVNLTELKTAVTSFASLPPLPSLPSFPAFPSFTKEPLVEEQHIPPPVVSQTASESISSERLARLEQRVAALWESVQQGELKAKQQHEEAVGLVQSLQEQMNTRTDRESLSLWVSQLLEPRFTTLKGEMERDAVSRAETEEQHVQHQTSLEARLAELELLLKNLNSRTEKIHLTQQTPVQAPVSVGVSQEKHDALLSEVQRLEAELGRIRGDLQGVMGCKGKCDQLDTIHETVSAQVKEQLYVLLYGRDRGEAEIPEPLLPWLASQYVRSSDLTATLMTLERSILGNLSLQLQESQQQQFSAETITQTVANTAGAAGMSEEQVQLIVQRALKLYSEDRTGQVDYALESGGGSILSTRCSETYETKTALMSLFGIPLWYFSQSPRVVIQPDMYPGNCWAFKGSQGYLVIRLSLRVIPTSFCLEHIPKSLSPSANISSAPRRFSVYGLDDEYQEEGKLLGDYTYQEDGESLQIFPVMEKNDKAFQIIEMRVLSNWGHPEYTCLYRFRVHGAPHTP; encoded by the exons ATGTCGAAGCATGCATTTAGAGGAAag CGTGCTCAGCAAGTAACCATGGATTTTTCCCCTCTGCACACGTATACTCCTCCTCACTGTACTCCAGATAACACGGGATATACCTATTCACTCAG CTCAAGTTACTCCACCGCAGCCCTTGAGTTTGAGAAGGAGCACCAAATCAATCCGGTCTACGACTCGCCCAGAATGTCTCGCCGTAGTTTGAGACTACAGACCAGCAGTGGTTTTTACGGTGACACCAGCCTCACTGAGCTCACGGGCAATCACAAATCCGGCTCCTACAAGCAGACcagcaccaccagcagcagcagtgtCAGCAG GTCTGTGCGGAGCAGGAGGCAGCAGCAGGGCTCATCCGTGTACGAGTCTCAGAGCGTGTCTCAGATTGTGACCCCGACTGCTCAGAACGACCAGACCCTGTCAGATTTGAGTTTCACCAGTACAGCCAGTGATGCATCTCTGATCTCTAGCCTGCTGGATCAGTCCACGCTCAGACAGAGCTCCACAATACACACGTACTCGG CACGGAGAAGAAGAACTGCTCACAGCTCTCTTTTGGAGAATGGAGACCTCAGTAAAACAGAGGCGCACACTTTTCTGGCTAACGGCTATATCTGCAAAGACTGCTCGTTCCACGCCGACGGGAAGGAGGATGAAATGGCATGCTCCTTACCATACTCCACATCTGTGTCTTCAGCGTATCAGACGGCTGCAGACGCCACTATGACCACTTCTCTGAACAGTGTTGACAAGACAG ctcatGACAGCTACTGTGGCAGTGTGAACGTGCGAGATCTGGTGACCACAGACAGCCATCTCAATCTCAACGGCTCACTCT GGAAAGCAGCGACTGGCGCCTTCTGGTGGCTGGGAACGGGATGGTATCAGCTGGTCGCGCTCATGTCTCTGATCAACGTCTTTCTTCTCACCAG gTGTCTGACCAAACTACTGAAGCTTCTTCTGTTTCTGCTACCCTTACTCCTGCTGCTCG GATTATGGTACCTCGGTCCACCCTTCGCTCTGTCCTTCCTTCCGGCTGTAAACTTGACAGAGTTGAAAACAGCAGTCACCTCTTTCGCATCACTTCCACCACTCCCTTCTCTTCCCTCTTTCCCAGCATTCCCTTCTTTCACAAAAGAACCACTGGTTGAAGAACAACACATCCCACCTCCGGTCGTCTCACAG ACTGCATCAGAGTCTATTAGCAGCGAGCGTTTGGCTCGGCTCGAGCAGCGTGTTGCGGCGCTGTGGGAAAGTGTCCAGCAGGGGGAGCTGAAAGCCAAGCAGCAGCACGAGGAGGCCGTGGGTTTGGTTCAGTCCCTTCAGGAGCAGATGAACACACGCACCGACAGAGAGAGTCTCAGCCTGTGGGTCTCTCAGCTCCTCGAGCCCAGGTTCACCACGCTTaagggagagatggagagagacgcGGTCAGCAGGGCGGAG ACTGAGGAACAGCATGTGCAGCATCAGACGAGTCTTGAAGCTCGACTAGCAGAGCTGGAACTCCTGCTGAAGAACCTGAACTCTAGAACTGAG AAAATCCATCTAACACAGCAGACTCCAGTACAGGCTCCTGTCAG TGTTGGAGTCTCTCAGGAGAAGCATGATGCTTTGCTCTCTGAGGTTCAGAGGCTGGAAGCAGAGCTGGGCCGCATCAGAGGAGACCTGCAAGGGGTGATGGGATGCAAAGGAAAATGTGACCAACTCGACACCATACATGAAACT GTGTCAGCACAGGTGAAAGAACAGTTGTATGTGCTGTTGTACGGTCGAGACCGAGGTGAAGCAGAGATCCCCGAGCCCCTGCTGCCGTGGCTGGCATCTCAGTACGTGCGCTCTTCTGACCTCACTGCGACCCTCATGACCCTGGAGCGCAGCATTCTGGGAAATCTGTCCCTGCAGCTGCAGGAGAGCCAACAGCAGCAGTTCTCAGCTGAAACAATTACTCAGACCGTTGCCAACACCGCCGGGGCTGCTGGGATGTCAGAGGAG CAAGTCCAGCTGATCGTCCAGCGCGCGCTGAAGCTGTACTCGGAGGATCGCACCGGACAGGTGGACTACGCTCTGGAGTCTGGAG GTGGCAGTATCCTGAGCACACGCTGTTCTGAGACCTACGAGACAAAAACCGCACTCATGAGTCTGTTTGGGATCCCGCTCTGGTACTTCTCGCAGTCGCCACGTGTCGTCATCCAG CCGGACATGTACCCAGGAAACTGCTGGGCATTTAAAGGCTCCCAAGGTTATCTGGTGATCAGGCTCTCTTTAAGAGTGATCCCTACCTCCTTCTGCCTGGAGCATATTCCCAAAAGCCTCTCTCCCTCTGCAAACATCAGCAGCGCACCTCGACGATTCTCTGTCTAT GGGTTAGATGACGAATACCAAGAGGAAGGGAAACTGCTCGGTGACTACACTTATCAAGAAGATGGAGAATCACTCCAGATCTTCCCTGTTATG GAGAAGAATGACAAGGCCTTTCAGATCATTGAGATGCGAGTGCTGTCGAACTGGGGTCATCCCGAATACACCTGTCTGTATCGCTTCAGAGTTCACGGCGCACCTCACACTCCGTGA
- the sun1b gene encoding SUN domain-containing protein 1 isoform X1, whose protein sequence is MSKHAFRGKRAQQVTMDFSPLHTYTPPHCTPDNTGYTYSLSSSYSTAALEFEKEHQINPVYDSPRMSRRSLRLQTSSGFYGDTSLTELTGNHKSGSYKQTSTTSSSSVSRSVRSRRQQQGSSVYESQSVSQIVTPTAQNDQTLSDLSFTSTASDASLISSLLDQSTLRQSSTIHTYSARRRRTAHSSLLENGDLSKTEAHTFLANGYICKDCSFHADGKEDEMACSLPYSTSVSSAYQTAADATMTTSLNSVDKTAHDSYCGSVNVRDLVTTDSHLNLNGSLCDDCKGKQHMEMHTEHKHYSYTRHVFAALWALVSYTGYGLLRVCRGFGSAGAFVTQKLKSVLWLAVCSPGKAATGAFWWLGTGWYQLVALMSLINVFLLTRCLTKLLKLLLFLLPLLLLLGLWYLGPPFALSFLPAVNLTELKTAVTSFASLPPLPSLPSFPAFPSFTKEPLVEEQHIPPPVVSQTASESISSERLARLEQRVAALWESVQQGELKAKQQHEEAVGLVQSLQEQMNTRTDRESLSLWVSQLLEPRFTTLKGEMERDAVSRAETEEQHVQHQTSLEARLAELELLLKNLNSRTEKIHLTQQTPVQAPVSVGVSQEKHDALLSEVQRLEAELGRIRGDLQGVMGCKGKCDQLDTIHETVSAQVKEQLYVLLYGRDRGEAEIPEPLLPWLASQYVRSSDLTATLMTLERSILGNLSLQLQESQQQQFSAETITQTVANTAGAAGMSEEQVQLIVQRALKLYSEDRTGQVDYALESGGGSILSTRCSETYETKTALMSLFGIPLWYFSQSPRVVIQPDMYPGNCWAFKGSQGYLVIRLSLRVIPTSFCLEHIPKSLSPSANISSAPRRFSVYGLDDEYQEEGKLLGDYTYQEDGESLQIFPVMEKNDKAFQIIEMRVLSNWGHPEYTCLYRFRVHGAPHTP, encoded by the exons ATGTCGAAGCATGCATTTAGAGGAAag CGTGCTCAGCAAGTAACCATGGATTTTTCCCCTCTGCACACGTATACTCCTCCTCACTGTACTCCAGATAACACGGGATATACCTATTCACTCAG CTCAAGTTACTCCACCGCAGCCCTTGAGTTTGAGAAGGAGCACCAAATCAATCCGGTCTACGACTCGCCCAGAATGTCTCGCCGTAGTTTGAGACTACAGACCAGCAGTGGTTTTTACGGTGACACCAGCCTCACTGAGCTCACGGGCAATCACAAATCCGGCTCCTACAAGCAGACcagcaccaccagcagcagcagtgtCAGCAG GTCTGTGCGGAGCAGGAGGCAGCAGCAGGGCTCATCCGTGTACGAGTCTCAGAGCGTGTCTCAGATTGTGACCCCGACTGCTCAGAACGACCAGACCCTGTCAGATTTGAGTTTCACCAGTACAGCCAGTGATGCATCTCTGATCTCTAGCCTGCTGGATCAGTCCACGCTCAGACAGAGCTCCACAATACACACGTACTCGG CACGGAGAAGAAGAACTGCTCACAGCTCTCTTTTGGAGAATGGAGACCTCAGTAAAACAGAGGCGCACACTTTTCTGGCTAACGGCTATATCTGCAAAGACTGCTCGTTCCACGCCGACGGGAAGGAGGATGAAATGGCATGCTCCTTACCATACTCCACATCTGTGTCTTCAGCGTATCAGACGGCTGCAGACGCCACTATGACCACTTCTCTGAACAGTGTTGACAAGACAG ctcatGACAGCTACTGTGGCAGTGTGAACGTGCGAGATCTGGTGACCACAGACAGCCATCTCAATCTCAACGGCTCACTCT GTGATGACTGTAAAGGAAAGCAGCACATGGAGATGCACACGGAGCACAAACACTATTCCTACACCCGCCATGTATTCGCAGCCTTGTGGGCCCTTGTTTCTTATACAG GTTACGGGCTTCTGCGGGTGTGCCGAGGTTTCGGCTCCGCCGGTGCATTCGTGACTCAGAAGCTGAAGTCCGTTCTGTGGTTGGCAGTGTGTTCTCCAG GGAAAGCAGCGACTGGCGCCTTCTGGTGGCTGGGAACGGGATGGTATCAGCTGGTCGCGCTCATGTCTCTGATCAACGTCTTTCTTCTCACCAG gTGTCTGACCAAACTACTGAAGCTTCTTCTGTTTCTGCTACCCTTACTCCTGCTGCTCG GATTATGGTACCTCGGTCCACCCTTCGCTCTGTCCTTCCTTCCGGCTGTAAACTTGACAGAGTTGAAAACAGCAGTCACCTCTTTCGCATCACTTCCACCACTCCCTTCTCTTCCCTCTTTCCCAGCATTCCCTTCTTTCACAAAAGAACCACTGGTTGAAGAACAACACATCCCACCTCCGGTCGTCTCACAG ACTGCATCAGAGTCTATTAGCAGCGAGCGTTTGGCTCGGCTCGAGCAGCGTGTTGCGGCGCTGTGGGAAAGTGTCCAGCAGGGGGAGCTGAAAGCCAAGCAGCAGCACGAGGAGGCCGTGGGTTTGGTTCAGTCCCTTCAGGAGCAGATGAACACACGCACCGACAGAGAGAGTCTCAGCCTGTGGGTCTCTCAGCTCCTCGAGCCCAGGTTCACCACGCTTaagggagagatggagagagacgcGGTCAGCAGGGCGGAG ACTGAGGAACAGCATGTGCAGCATCAGACGAGTCTTGAAGCTCGACTAGCAGAGCTGGAACTCCTGCTGAAGAACCTGAACTCTAGAACTGAG AAAATCCATCTAACACAGCAGACTCCAGTACAGGCTCCTGTCAG TGTTGGAGTCTCTCAGGAGAAGCATGATGCTTTGCTCTCTGAGGTTCAGAGGCTGGAAGCAGAGCTGGGCCGCATCAGAGGAGACCTGCAAGGGGTGATGGGATGCAAAGGAAAATGTGACCAACTCGACACCATACATGAAACT GTGTCAGCACAGGTGAAAGAACAGTTGTATGTGCTGTTGTACGGTCGAGACCGAGGTGAAGCAGAGATCCCCGAGCCCCTGCTGCCGTGGCTGGCATCTCAGTACGTGCGCTCTTCTGACCTCACTGCGACCCTCATGACCCTGGAGCGCAGCATTCTGGGAAATCTGTCCCTGCAGCTGCAGGAGAGCCAACAGCAGCAGTTCTCAGCTGAAACAATTACTCAGACCGTTGCCAACACCGCCGGGGCTGCTGGGATGTCAGAGGAG CAAGTCCAGCTGATCGTCCAGCGCGCGCTGAAGCTGTACTCGGAGGATCGCACCGGACAGGTGGACTACGCTCTGGAGTCTGGAG GTGGCAGTATCCTGAGCACACGCTGTTCTGAGACCTACGAGACAAAAACCGCACTCATGAGTCTGTTTGGGATCCCGCTCTGGTACTTCTCGCAGTCGCCACGTGTCGTCATCCAG CCGGACATGTACCCAGGAAACTGCTGGGCATTTAAAGGCTCCCAAGGTTATCTGGTGATCAGGCTCTCTTTAAGAGTGATCCCTACCTCCTTCTGCCTGGAGCATATTCCCAAAAGCCTCTCTCCCTCTGCAAACATCAGCAGCGCACCTCGACGATTCTCTGTCTAT GGGTTAGATGACGAATACCAAGAGGAAGGGAAACTGCTCGGTGACTACACTTATCAAGAAGATGGAGAATCACTCCAGATCTTCCCTGTTATG GAGAAGAATGACAAGGCCTTTCAGATCATTGAGATGCGAGTGCTGTCGAACTGGGGTCATCCCGAATACACCTGTCTGTATCGCTTCAGAGTTCACGGCGCACCTCACACTCCGTGA